GGTCCTCGTACTGTCGCTCCTCCTTCTCCCGCTGGCGGCCGCGTCTGAAGAAGCGATAGATCTCGTTGCGCTGATACGAGAGACGCTCAAATATTGGCGCAGAATCTACAAAATGTACCAGGAAGAGGTAGCTCTTGGCTATTGCTGGGCAGAACATTTTCTGCATCTGGGGGAGACGGTGTGGAATACACCAATGTCACGATCCGCGTTTCTGAGTCCcacaaattttgaatttggaAAGAAGAAAGACGTCGAAGAAAGCTGGTCGCCATTTACGTCTCTGAATCCTATCAATTTTGGAGTCGAGATGAACGAAAATACTAGAGAAAACTTCTATCGCTCGATACACGGTAAAGAACGCGTTCGTTTGGAGCGTTCGTACGGAATATTCAATTCTACGGAAAAATACGAGACCGGAACTGTTTCAGGAAAAATGGTTATGAAGAGGAACGAACTTTTAGAACGGACTTCAACGGCCACGAACACAAACCACAGGAACCCTTACGATTTCACATCCACGGAAAACAAGGACCTCGGGTTTAATCGCTTCCGCGGAGAAACGAatcacaaattttcaaatttttacgtCGCAAACTACTCCTGCTTCAACCAGTTCGCGAAAGAAATTCCGAAGTCTCCTAAAAAGCACGCGGCATCGGATGATAAGAAGAACTTTCCTGCTCGGAGGTTCCGGGCTCCTTGTGCGCGTTCAAAAGCTGGATCTAGTTTCAAATCTGTAAACCGAGAAGAAAAAACCCCTCGACTTCCAGCTGTCGACGTGAACCACTCCTCTGTCCTAACTTCGCTGACCAGTAGTCGAGGAATCAGAGCTATTTCTAAAAAAGAGATTCAAAGAAAAAATTCAGCTTCGAACCGCTGCAGAAAAAGCAAAACTAAATACGATTTAAAGTTGACGACGCCTGGGGGACGCGGTTCACGCACTTCTCGCGTATTTATGAAACAAGATGGCGGCGGCGGATCATcgttttcatttgcattttcgCAAATCGGATTCAACAATGATAGTTTACCGTCTCCGAAAGGCGCGGAGATCGTCGAAACTCCGCTCGCTCTTGAATTTAAAGGAAGTCGAGCAGAAGGCGATCGTGAACTTAACAGAAAATTGAAGGGCCCCGAAGTGGATACGCGTCGTAAAGTTTTACGTCCGGGGAAAGATCGTGGCGCTTCCGGTAGCTCAACGAGCAATGCGTTCTCACGCTGGGGAGGCCAGGAATCGCTGCTTCCTCCCCGGAGGGTCCTGTTCGTCGGTGATTCGCGATTTAAGGGCCGTAATACGATGAAAAAGTTCAATGATAAGAAGGGACGTGAGGATTTTCGTCGCGGGAGGGCGTTCGACGAGTCGAATCCCGAGTTTCGGCGGGCAGGGCGAGCATGGATGCTCGTAGGGACTCTCCGAAAGAATTCCCGTCGCAAACGTAACACGAAGAATCGGATAAGGAATCCATTTGTCGAGCCCCcatcaagaaataaaaaatctttctATACTCCGTTGACTTCCGGTCGATTTCCGGGATCTTTCTTGTCGTCGAAGAAGAAAGCACTGAATGCAGGTgtttggaaaaatagaaataataaaggaaCACACTTTTGGGGAGAAAATGGAAACTGGAAGCTGAGAGATTCCATTGGAAAATTGTCAACTACTACAGATAATAATATGAATCAAGTTTCGACAAATTCTAATACAGCCTTCTCCAAGTATTCTACTagaattcttaataataataaatatcggtTATTTAGATCTGGAGATACTGAAATGTCACCTGTTAATCTTAAAAGAATCTATCTTTTTTCGTCGTTTATCGATTCTACAAGGCTTGGCCCATCGATCAACCATTTGTTCTTGAAAGGATCgataaagaaggaaagaaacgaAGGAGAAAACAATTGGGTATTGGGGagcaattttaaacaattattgacCCCGACGGATAATCGATATCAAATCGGTACAGGAGAAGAGGAAAGGGAGACTATTAAGTATCCCCTACGACGTCCCTTGTTACTTCCCTTCACCTACCAAGGATTTATGGGAGATTATGGGAGACCAACGAGTGGAATAAGTCGAAATTCGATACCGAGTCGATTGTCAAGAGCTAAGGATCAAGGTCAGCGCTCCTCGAATGCCGTCGTTAAAGCACGTGGACTTAGCACAATGATGATGACAGTTTTCGATTTTCACCTGGCGTTTATGGCAGTATTAAAagttatgaaatttttcattcgagTTGGAAGGGAAACGATAAACTATGTGGAGTCCAATATGGCGCTGTCATGCACTAAAGATTATTTAGTGGACAAGGCTATTCAATGGATTGATTCgtgaaataaatgtaatgatTAGTAGAACGGGGCATTAtagaaataatctattacatCTTTCGTTATTTCCTCTATTAAGTTATCATCgtcaacattattttattaataatgaattgtacggttattttatcattatgatctttatatagattatttcatttaaaatttaagcctgattattattttaatttttcagtaaaatggaaatattctttaagattattaatttataatcttaTTTCAAGTATTTGTAAGTGATAAATACCTTTATAtctatttgtaattaatatagtgATTAAGTTCGCTTAACTAagattctatatttatattttgtactgTAGTATTTAATGTCCTCTTTAATCCATTACCAACAACTACTATGTAAGTAAAATTgattacaatttcatttaaatgaaatttcctaaAATGTAATGCTGATAttacttaaattaaaaatatatctatatattttatacattaagtTATCAGATTATGTATAGtatcaaaataatttagaatatgtatttttatcttATATCAAAATAAGATGAGTGGTCTCGATTTTATctgaataattaacattaaaaatgtatacaattattcaaaatgtcatgtattcaaatgtaaaataaaataaaaatcattaatttgGTAACAAAATATGTATGAACAATAAGTATATTTCTTAAGTGTGCAGTAGTACaaataataatcgaataattaagacaaaatgaaaaaagtggTCACTCAAATATCAAATTCCTCAGATCATATTCCCTACtacatttacataatattatatacggagtaattttaaattactgccaaatgtaaaatttaaagaaactaaAACAACAACCAaagtaagtataaaatataatcctTCATATCATACAGAATAAAACAtccaaaaaatatttgtatgtagAACATATCAGAATTGTTAATAAATCttattgtaaaaattcattactATCGTCATCATTAAACTGCGAATTTGTATGTATTTAcgataaatttcaaattgcaaACTCACACCCAAGTAGtacgagaaaatatataaaatactcgaAGTACATATAATaccttttataatattttttatcgcaATACCCTTTCTTTCGTTATGTTCTTCAAAACTTTGAATTTGTGTAAAGATTCACAGactaattatcattaaatttttaactgGGCATGACATAAAATCctgtgatatttatattaaaattataatggcATGACATGTGCACGTCGCGCAATTTTAACCCTCCgccgagttttatatagttttgcaccaACGCGGTCAGCAATATAAACCATTTATGATCAgtcttgatttttcattgttgtgAATGTTgtgaaaatctgaaaaaatgttAAGATACTTATTGTTTATAGTCGCTaatttaaccttttacacttgAGGGCTCCGGAgcggagccatttaaaatttgtcattacgaACTATAATATTTGGTCATTAGatatgttgtaatatttatatctataatcgataaaaaacagtaaaatgcatctatgacttttcttttcgtgcgcatatcgtttatttatatattaatatgcttttctattaaaattatttcgagttgctggtaatgtcaggcgaaaaagcttcgagtgcaaagggttaatatacaaacaaaattttaaccAAATTTTCATATCGTGttgcaatgaaaattgaaaatatcggtGAAGTCATGAATAAATGAGATTTACGACAGTCCTTTAATGGTCCACATTGCTGGTGAAGTGTTAATGATTGATATATATGCAAGGTCATTTACACCATTGTACTTTTTATCATGGGTACCCAATTCCGTCAGTGCCTGAAGAAAAATACCCATAAGAAAAgagacatttttaaattctcCATTAATTAATTCCCCAGTGAACCCCTTgcgctatgatttctttcttaactgTGGCCAGTACGACtactttaccattaataatttattggaaaaagagaaaaattctacgcATATTCTATgactacgtttgctctaaaatataattattaataacagagaaatagcgttaaatttgaattcaaatgaattgagtaacatttacactttttaaattttgtttaaaatcttcaccacgattcTCACACGATGTTATAAAACAAGGGATTAAAAAGTTAAAACGTCTCCGAACCATTCCTATGAGGAACATCTTGGAAGGGTGCCCTCATTCCGGTCATTAAGTAGCATCGATAGGTTTGCTAAATCCGTTTTACCAACCCTCGACAATCATTTTTGTCGCGCATATACCCAATCGTTCGACAGCAAGACCGAAGCTGACCCTAAAAGCACCTATAAAAAGGTTCGGGATACTCCTGTCCATTGTCCCTCAAAGCATTGCTCCGCTAAAACATTTCCACATTGATGAGTGTCGAAGGAGGGATGAAGAGAGACCCGAGGATAGAGGCGTTCAAAATTATTTGCCAACCGACAGTGATTTATCGATCCACGGTGTGGGAAGCGTCGTAAAACTCTCGTAAAGCTGAACGTAATCGTTAAGCCGTGCTGTTCGTTAGCTCCTGGCCGTCTGTTCTGGCCGTCACCGCCCTTAGTGGGTGGGTAGGGATTATTCTACATTTCTCCTGATTCAGCTTATCGATGGACAagcaaaagtataaaatattttgaaattccttaATATTCTTAGAAAAGTGTGCATGAATCGATATGCAGGGTATCCATGCTATTACTAACCAtcgtttttattgaaaatggtacatataagaaaaaaaaagaagaagaagaaaattgtagTTTCTTATGGTCAAcataataatgtttatcaattttttatatttgctatatttttcaagaaacaagAATGGTCCTTGATTTTTTGTATTGAATgctacatatttttttataccaTATGAAAGCTTGTATTAAGATACAAGTGTTTAATTGTATtcatttacttaatattttccgtaaaatgatgaattttaaagtgttaacacgttgagctgCGAAATGGTCCGTGGAAGTTCGCAAATGAAATTGTTACTTACGTATTTTACAGACtacttttgtttttaagaaataaaacattaataataataataataatagtgatagtaataataataaaatattaataatgtgttataatattaaataaatactaatctAAACCTACCTATCAACactttaagaaatatatatatattttcttgtttGGAATGTATTtccttctttcattctttcaaacttatataaactttattgcaaaagaacatgtcaatataacaaaaatgtaatgcAACGTAAAAATTGGTCTCTCAATAGTATTTGTATCTATACCAGTTATActgaaaatacaattaatgtattaataactaacATTTGGTTGTGTTTCCGTTGCGTTTTATGATACTTTTAAGACAATCTAAATCATCAGGCTTGTGAGAATTTTGTTCCTGTTTAtgcaaaattacatttttgttatattgacatgTTACTCACTGTACTATGTTCATATAATACTTTTTACTTATATTAATGTGTTGGTTTATCTcttaaagtattattatattcattaccTTATAAACCACCCTGTATACGAGTTTCGTTAATAGATAAAGGATGCAAATAAATTTTGCTTGGTAAGCAAGCttacatattttaaattgaaatttaacgtGCTCAGAAAGTAGTTATGTacctaaatatattaatacgttgatCGTCATGTCATCCATATGTAGGTAtcataatgttttacatagatttaaaaattaattttctcggtaaCATATGAAACTAACCAAAGTTTGTTGTATCTATGTGCTGCAAGAAGGTTGAGAGAGCAATCTTTGTGAAAAATCTTGACTTTTCAGTGTCTGTTTCCTTatccctttgccttataataacgtgttagtcttgtggtgaagattttaaatagaatttaaacagcataaatattactaaattgtTCTGAATTCAAATTCAGTCAAATTTAATCATTcggagtaaacatagacataaaataTGCCTAACATTTCCCACGTTTTTACTACTTTCaatatctgataaaatattaaaactatgacaGACAACCGTATATATAACCTATATTTGAACCTATTTCTATCAGACAAGTAGCATACTACCATTTTTTATTCACAGTATACGTTGTTACTGGTGGTGTATTGAATAGCATTCTTCTGCTGTTAGGTAAGTGCACATAATTTTGTACGAGAATCAGGTATGACGGGGTTGAGATAAAGTACTTCTATCgaccatagttgagaaataaatcagaggACAAAGAGTTGAGGAAATTGCTTTGATTGTATGAGCAATTTAATCAGTGCTGAACTGATGGTCAACGTGACCAATGTGACTTTACCATTTGAATGCCATAACCCCGTCAAAAAGTACTAAGCAACCGCGCtcctttcgtttcagtttagaaactgaattacgtttttctgtttttccataaaaaaattcttaataGTACGATCGTTCCATTCTTCCATTTCCAAGcagataataacaaaaataaaaatattgaattgatgcaaaaatgttaatgtttttGGCTTTTAGATTTAGTTTAGTAACTCAACTGTCTGGTGACTAATCCAAAATTAatcaaaacgaagaaagaagtgtcttTTATACGCATTAGAgtagtttgaaaacagatgttatttgtttcgaagaaaaacatttcttttattaaccACATACAAAAAAGTTCAAACGTTTGCATCAACTCAATAAATAATTAGcaggaaacaaataaataaacttaactCAATTCTACGGAGGCTGGCACTTTTGGACACTGCAATGGAGAAGCGCGACCACGCCGCTTGccattcaaacggttaaataagATTGACCGAACGATGTTTGATATTTTCGAGAAGGCTATCCATTGCGACAGAGAAAGATTAGTGAATCCGACGACGGTTCAGCGTTACAATTAAAAGCAGCAATCGATCCCCAGAAACAGGTGTCCGCTGTAGTCGATTGCAAGCATCGCGAATGAATTTTTGATGCCACCTGTTGCTACCACCGACTCCCTCTTTCCCTATCCTTTCTCCTTTCTCGCTCACTGCATTGATACCTTCTCGAGTTCTCCCGGAGAATATCTACTACAGAAAACGAAACAAAGTCGGTGTATAGTGGTTGGAGAAATGATCTGGATATTCCCTGATGAATTTCACGGAAATTTTCGATCTCAACCGTGTACCTGCTCTTCCAGGAAAAACGTATGAATCGCGGTAGACGATCGTGGGTTATGATAAACTTCCATTGCAACTTATTTTCGAACGATTATGTGCAgccatgaaatttattttttgtttacttaGTTTCGTGAAGTAGGCGTGCTAACATTTCAATTAGTAGTACATTAATCTGATCTGAAAATGGTAGATGTTTGGTTACTCGAGCAGCTGGtcctattttataaaatacagtgATATCTTGGTGTATAAAGTGAAATTAACTCTATATACATACATAGTTTgcttttactatttattaaatattctatagttttaagtCGAGGCACTAAAAGAAAGTATTAAAATCCTTTTAAAGCCATATTCTTACGTGCATGATGTTCGATTGCAGAtagtttttctttttacctgtatatatgtagtttttgttatttatttaacatcgGACAAATTATAAAGACCGTAAAAAATATTGACACTCTGAAAACTATTTACTTATATGTAGGGTGTTACAATAATATGGGTTTTCttgaatgattaaatgaataGGCGTCAAGGAATTTCGTTTTCTATTTTCAGATTGAATCGAATTGAAGTAACTTAactaatataatacatttccgagaatttttaatcttttatcaAAAGTAAATTCTGCTGCTCGTTATGTTATTATTAGTGTAGCCATTTAACACTTTACAATTATTCCATCATGCAGAATTACCCCATGAAACTGATAACGAACCCAAACACTACCTACTCGAAAGATGCTGTAAGGTGATATCAAACTTAAATATGGGCACTAAACGAGAAATTGTTGAATAACAAGTAATCATGTCTCATTAATTTGTAGAAATTATTACACTACAATTTTAAATCATGACCACGgcatattaatttctattgctTGTTAAGAAGCAaagatttataatgtttcataagaaaataacaCTGTAAAATAACACTCATTGTTTTACCAACCTACTTTAATGTATTTTCgtagaataataaaacaatttaacttatataaaatatatacttttctattaaaaaatattacgcaGCTGATTTCTCGAGttctttttttcaaattgtaatTAGAATTAGCGATTTATCTTAATTGATTGGCTTCAAAGACGAACGATCTGAATTTGATATACGGCAAATTACATTCCTTCAATCTTGaaagtataaattattcataatccAGATACTACCGCAAAGCGTTACACTTCGTCCACATTTAGATTGTCAAGGAACGATTCAGGAAGGAGCACTGAAATACCAATACCCTTCAGTTAACAAGAAGCAACACTTTCAAACAGTTGTCGCCGCTCAAATAAATTATCTCTATAAAAAGTGTTCGGTCTAAAGCTCTTAATTGTATACAAAACTCGATTTCCCGGAGAGTTGCGATAGGAGCAATGAAAAGTAAACTGTGATTTATTCACCATCCAAGATGTACACAGACAAACGAAATAATAATGGACGAGTGGTATGTCGACGATTAAAATGGATACGTATATGTCATAGATATGAAGCGACCTGAAGATGTTATGGAAGGAACAGAGGACTCATCATTAAGGCTTCCTTTTCTTttataatgtacaaaaatatataatacaatatatataatatacaaaataacaaCAATCTTTTGTACATTTATACGTATAGGAACTACATGTTAAAGACActtaacaatatttacattacatATTTTAGCACTTATTCAGAGTATAAAGCTTAATCTATTACTGGCATTAACATGTTGGTTCCATTTCTTTGGTTTATCTTAATTACAGTTTTGGTCTTACGTACTTGCTTATTGCTGTGTTGCAGGAAACAAATTAGAAAAACCTACTTCTATAATTTGTCTAACCCTAAAAGCAGCtttataagtattaaatattaataaattatcataagGTAACTTGCTCTTGTGATGTAATGATAAGTTGTTACTCCTTATATTAGTGATGCTGCGTAATAGCAGGAAGGCTTTCTGGTAGATCCGTGGTCGTAGACCGTTAGACGTGAGGACAGTCAGTAGCTCTCTATTGGCAGAGTAGGAATGATGCGGCCACAGATACAATTAATCCCCGAAATTCATGAAATGCACTTTATAGCCTGCTTCATGGAGACTTTTGTGAAATATATTGCTTACACATAGTTAATTCGACTAGGAactctaaatatttaatttaattataaagaaaaagaggaaaacaaTGCGAGGTAAAAGTGAAAAACTGTTGTATTACTGACATTGTGCGCCATAAGTTACATAGAAAggcatacatatttatttcacacagcTTAACAAAAGAACAATGACATCTCAGAAAACAaaactaaattttatttgataccgcAACATTCagattacataaattaatatgcTGTAAATCGCGTTATAAATTTCACGTATAAAAGAGATTCACGTAGAATAAGTGTCGCGTAAATAAAGTGGCAGGTATATCTTGAAAACGCTGATTATCCAATCCACAACCGTTTCATTTGTAAGCGTATCGCCGTTCGAACACTTCCGTATGCCCGTGCAAACGGAATACTCGATATCAAGCGGGtttcctttgattcattaaacaCACCGATTCGACGTTGTCCCCTTTTTTCCCTAGTCAACCGGTGAATAGCCGCGAAGAAAATGGAGTCGGATGCTCATGAAAGGATTAAAGTCGTGAATGGGCTCGCATGAAGAGCACGAAAAAGATCAAACAGAGGCGAGGCATCAAAGAGACAAGGAAGCggatgaaaagaaaaaatgatagGACAAGGAAATAGAGGCGATCATTTATGTAGACGGACGGAACTCGCGTGAAACGGGGACCGGCTCCCTTTTTTCTCTGTCTCGTGGTCGACTTGTTGACATTGTCTTCACATAGGAAGAGTCGAAGCGAGATGTTGATTAAACGCAGCGGAAACTCTCCTCGGGGACTAGACCGTTCAAGGAACACGTTTATTTCACTGGTGCCCTCTTCAGTCGCCCGCACATTCATCCTTGATCTTAGATTTTTGTTTACACGACCGCGTTTGCAGGGCTCACCCACGCGCTCTCGATGAGTCCTTAAGACTCCGAGATTTTAACAGTTAGCCAACCGtctaaaaaaattgtaactataacgtttttcattaacactaaatttaccgaacagttaaattaactttttgaaattcctctatagcaacctCAAGGATGCATTtaccgagactttaattgatttataattcagtttgcgtattgccaaataaatttcttcaatcatttctcagaggaatatgtgttatctttttaataattacaaaaagaggaaatcaggaatgggtcattttgacctgtctggtaggtttagtattAACTTGAACCGAACTCATTCAATaggttttattgaaaattatgttttacaaAAGGAAGGaaggtatttattaaattacaaatatctCTAGTGTTATATTGCCACAACACACGAGAGGAATACTCCCGAGAAAGAGGATGGCATCTTATCCAGATccaatattatatactattgtacAACAGAAAATGGCAAATAAGGTTCTTAATAGTGACTCTCAAactgtatacaaatataaataaaaaaagattaaaaaataaatgagctAAAAGATGTACAAATACAATGTATCATCGTCAGTGTCGTTCATAATACGTTTTGTAGGTTCTTTCCTTTGTAATTCCTTTTAATTGCAATGTTACATATCGCTGTTTAAACCCGCCATATCCcataattataaaactttgaaaaaatcTATTTATCACAATAAGATCAACTTTTGAAGATGAAATCGCTAATTAAAGCGGAAATTTGAAGCGTTGATAAtgcaaattaaatgttaaatgttatttagaGCATCAGCTCATCAGTCCCATAGTGGTGCCCCTATTGTAGATATTGCCTCGTATACAGCAACATGTGTATTCAATGAGAGATCAATAGCATTATTCAGGATAATGCACACGTTAAAGTTAGCAACTGATTCAAATGCATGCCATTAGGGGTCTGTGGGCGACGCTTGACAATTGGATATTCTGAACGTGTAGCGGGGGAAAGCTAAAATGGAAAAAGAGTTCCGTACAAACAACTATACAAACAGATTCCAGTAAAATCACAACGTCAGCGAAAGGATTACTTTATAACTCCGAAATCGATAACACCGCGTAAGTTGGAAAAGTTTCTCTATCTATGAGTGTAATTTGCACTTCAAAGTTTAAACGCGTTTCTCACGAAGCAATGTTGTTGAAACTGATACGAGACAAATCTCTAAAATTGCTGTACCATTTCAGTTGAGATTTCAAAAATCAATCTACGCAAAATTGTTTAATGTCTGTAAACCTATTTCTGTATACATACTGAATGTTCTTTACTaaatgaaacgaaaggaaatttTCAAGTCCAAAGTCGTATCATTAATTCAAATGTCGGTAACTTTATTAGAGAATGAAGCTGTAGAAATCGATCTTCACAGCTAGGATTCGTCTTTAAATACCAGTTTTCCCATCTGTTCAACAGTCCTTTTATTTCACACGTTTCTAACAACAAGCTTCTCAATTTTTCATATACCACAAAACCATACTTTAGCAGTAAAACTACCGTGCAGTTTAAATTGACCTTTTGAAATCCTCTATacaaacttcaagagtgcat
The window above is part of the Nomia melanderi isolate GNS246 chromosome 2, iyNomMela1, whole genome shotgun sequence genome. Proteins encoded here:
- the LOC116431150 gene encoding uncharacterized protein LOC116431150; the protein is MSPTIPPVLVLSLLLLPLAAASEEAIDLVALIRETLKYWRRIYKMYQEEVALGYCWAEHFLHLGETVWNTPMSRSAFLSPTNFEFGKKKDVEESWSPFTSLNPINFGVEMNENTRENFYRSIHGKERVRLERSYGIFNSTEKYETGTVSGKMVMKRNELLERTSTATNTNHRNPYDFTSTENKDLGFNRFRGETNHKFSNFYVANYSCFNQFAKEIPKSPKKHAASDDKKNFPARRFRAPCARSKAGSSFKSVNREEKTPRLPAVDVNHSSVLTSLTSSRGIRAISKKEIQRKNSASNRCRKSKTKYDLKLTTPGGRGSRTSRVFMKQDGGGGSSFSFAFSQIGFNNDSLPSPKGAEIVETPLALEFKGSRAEGDRELNRKLKGPEVDTRRKVLRPGKDRGASGSSTSNAFSRWGGQESLLPPRRVLFVGDSRFKGRNTMKKFNDKKGREDFRRGRAFDESNPEFRRAGRAWMLVGTLRKNSRRKRNTKNRIRNPFVEPPSRNKKSFYTPLTSGRFPGSFLSSKKKALNAGVWKNRNNKGTHFWGENGNWKLRDSIGKLSTTTDNNMNQVSTNSNTAFSKYSTRILNNNKYRLFRSGDTEMSPVNLKRIYLFSSFIDSTRLGPSINHLFLKGSIKKERNEGENNWVLGSNFKQLLTPTDNRYQIGTGEEERETIKYPLRRPLLLPFTYQGFMGDYGRPTSGISRNSIPSRLSRAKDQGQRSSNAVVKARGLSTMMMTVFDFHLAFMAVLKVMKFFIRVGRETINYVESNMALSCTKDYLVDKAIQWIDS